The Fibrobacter sp. UWT2 DNA segment GACGAATCCTAAAAGTGGCGTTGTTGATGATCGCCTCTTTTTTCGTAGCTCCGGTGTTTGTCGCTTGCGATAGCGCCGACGATAACGTACCTGAAATGAACCAGGTGCAGGCATCCACTCCCAAGACCGTGCCTATCGTGCAGGTGGATGCATTCACGGCTCCCAACTCTTCGGAAATTACAGCCGAAAAGGCCAAGCTCTACGTGAAGGCAAGTGCCGCTCTCGTGGAACTCGGAGTCCGTTGGTCCGAACGTATCGACAAGGCAAGCGATACCGAAAAGATCCAGATTCTCAATGCCTACAATGTGGCCCGCGACCAGCTTTGCGCCCGCGTCGGTCTCGCCGGCATTGCCGAATACAACTGGATTACCACGGTCGCCGTGCCTGATCCGAAGAACAAGCCGACTTTCGAAGCAGCCGGCATGCGCACTGCAAATTAAGTTTTTTGCAGTAAGCAATTGCAAGTCTAGCCGTGCAAGCTCTTCAGTTCCGGAGAGTACATCTTGTAAAAATCCCTGCCGTGTTCCTTTACAAAGTAAAGCGCCATGTCGGCCGCACGGTACAGGTCTTCGAAGTTCTTACCGTGTCCGGGAAATACGGATAATCCTATTGAAAGCGAGACGTGCCTTTCTAAAGGTTCGCCTGCAAAAAGGTGTCTTGCTTTATCCGAAATCATTGCGGCAAGCTTAACAGCCGTTTCGGGCTTGATATCTCGCAAGTATACCATAAATTCATCGCCACCGATACGTCCTGCAATATACATTCCTTTGAATGATTTGTGCAGGATGTCACCGATTTCTTTTAGCACGCGGTCACCGGCGGCGTGTCCGAACTTGTCGTTCACTTCCTTGAATTCGTCCACGTCGATCATCATCAGGGCACCGCGTTCATCGCAGTGCTTTTTGATGGTGTCCGTAATTTCGCTTTCGGTTTCCTGCTTGTTCAAAAGTCCCGTGAGCGAGTCCGTCTTGGAACGTTTTTCGAGTTCCAGCTTGAGCGACTGGATTTCTGTCACGTTATTGATAAGCGCGATAATTCCGTTGACATTTCCGTTTTCGTCAAAGACGGGGCGCTTGATCAGCTCCAGGTATTCGACTCCGTCTTTACCTTGTTCCTTGATGACGTAGTTGGTGCCTTTGCCCGTGCGCAAAAGTTCCTTGTCAGATTCCATTGCCTTTTTGGCGTTTTCCTTGTCTTCGCGAATTTCGATATCCGTCTTTCCGCGAATAGTCCAGTTCGGGTCGCCTTCGGTATGCAAATGGTGCCAGTAGTGGGTTGCGAAAACGTACTTGCCTTCGGCATCTTTCAGGTAAATGTTCGACGGCAGTTCCTTCAGGATTTTTTCGACTTCGGAGAATGTGGCCGAGTCCTTGCCCCTGATTGTATTGTTGATTCGAAGCATGATCAGTTCTTTACGGAACGGTGGCTCGAAGTATTCGTTTGCACCAGCTTCAATACAGGGGATGTAGTCATCGGAATTTTCAACTGCAGAAACGGCGATGTTCGGAATGCCCACGAATCGCTTGTCTTCGTTCAGTTTTTTCTGCAGCCAGAATCCGCTTTGCTTGCACAGTTCCACGTTGAACAGAATAGCCGAAATATTGTCGTGCTGCTTGTCTACCAGTTGCAATGCCTCATTTTCGGAATCCACGTCAATAATGGGATATTCTTCCGAAAGCATGGCGCGGAATTTTTTCAGGGCTGGGTTATTAATTTGTACAAGAACGAGCTTACGTTTCGCGATAGGTTGAACGACCTTCGCGTCATCGATATTGGAAATATTTTCATTTTCAAGTATCTGCATGATCCCAACACTCTTTTTGTATAGATATATATATTTTTTTGTGGCGGTGGTCAAAAATCTATTCCAACTTGGAATAGATTTCCGGATTGCAACTGTAGAAGCGTCGGTGAGTCCATCCATACCAGAGTGCGGGCTTTTCGGCGATTCGTTTTTCGAGCCAGTGGTTGAACGCTTCGTTGACGCTGTTTCCTGTCGGAGTGATTTCTGTTGCATGCAGGATTTTTTCCGAAGCTGTTTCTTCGAGCCAGCAAATGAATACAGGAGTTTCCGGACGGTGCCTTAATAAAAAGTCCGGTAGCGGATTGACGTGTACTTTTTTTCCGAGGAACGTGGACGTGGCTGCACTTTCGATTCGGCTGTCCTGATCCATCAATAGGCAGAACAGTTTTTTTTCGTCTAGCAGTCGCAAGAATTCGCGCGGGTTTTTCGCATTCACGGAATAATTTACTTTGTCTACAGAACGGATTCTGTTTTCGACAATGCGGTTGAGAACTGCGGGCTTTAGCGGTATGTAGCTAGCCTTGAGCGGAATGTCTAGGCGGCAGAGCCACGGGCCAATGGCTTCGTAGTTACCATAATGTGCGGTCAAGAAGATTCCGCCTTTGCGCATCTTG contains these protein-coding regions:
- a CDS encoding diguanylate cyclase domain-containing protein translates to MQILENENISNIDDAKVVQPIAKRKLVLVQINNPALKKFRAMLSEEYPIIDVDSENEALQLVDKQHDNISAILFNVELCKQSGFWLQKKLNEDKRFVGIPNIAVSAVENSDDYIPCIEAGANEYFEPPFRKELIMLRINNTIRGKDSATFSEVEKILKELPSNIYLKDAEGKYVFATHYWHHLHTEGDPNWTIRGKTDIEIREDKENAKKAMESDKELLRTGKGTNYVIKEQGKDGVEYLELIKRPVFDENGNVNGIIALINNVTEIQSLKLELEKRSKTDSLTGLLNKQETESEITDTIKKHCDERGALMMIDVDEFKEVNDKFGHAAGDRVLKEIGDILHKSFKGMYIAGRIGGDEFMVYLRDIKPETAVKLAAMISDKARHLFAGEPLERHVSLSIGLSVFPGHGKNFEDLYRAADMALYFVKEHGRDFYKMYSPELKSLHG
- a CDS encoding lysophospholipid acyltransferase family protein, with the translated sequence MFKPGYIFEKIIYRLLLVSGWKRDVVQANLNFVHSNPSKVIYTKEYKQIISNLSRHVSEILFDFGSFKRLSQDFSSYPFKQNLITYKLADGSEPVLDKMRKGGIFLTAHYGNYEAIGPWLCRLDIPLKASYIPLKPAVLNRIVENRIRSVDKVNYSVNAKNPREFLRLLDEKKLFCLLMDQDSRIESAATSTFLGKKVHVNPLPDFLLRHRPETPVFICWLEETASEKILHATEITPTGNSVNEAFNHWLEKRIAEKPALWYGWTHRRFYSCNPEIYSKLE